TGCATACTTGTCTGCCGTCATTCCATTAGGAGTACCTTCCCTCCCTTCATGCTCACCCAGAGCCGCCCCGAACCCGCGCGCCGATAGCCAGTACGAGAACCAGATAAGTCCGGCCGCTCCGGACATCATGAACCCGATCCATGGCAGGATCTCGCTCAGGTCCAGCCCCTCAACGCTGGAGTAGAGGCCCTGAACAAGAGTGGCCGGTGCGGAGAACAGAAGGCCTGCAGTGATCACCAGGGCGATGGCTAGCACCAGGATCCACAGGACGGCGTAATCGTACAGCGAAGCGATCCTCGGAGTGAAGAGGAGTTTCCCTGTGGCGATCGCCGAGGTCATCCATATTATGCCCGCTCCCGACCGCCATCCAGAACCTGCGGGGAAACATCTCGGCAAGGGTGGCCGCGGCCTGCGCCACTATGGCCGGGTTGTACCTCTGCACCGGCGCGGTAATCACCCCGAACGGAATGCGGGTGACCTGGATTGCCGCCCCCAGCCAAGACCACACGAACCCACTGTGGCCCTGCTCGCGGCTCCAAGGATGAAAATGGTCGGAGGACAAAGCACCGTTGAAACCTGCCGCCTCCGCCTTTCTGACCAATTCGAGCAGACGGCTCGGCGGGAACTGTTCATGGGAAGCGTGGTAGCCGACGATCATTGATGTTCCTCGGTCCGACGATCATTCATAGATGGCTGAGGTCATGTCGGACCGGTGTCCCTTCGTACAGGAGATATTAATCCCTGTTTTGTCGCCCGGTCGTTCAACAGCGCCTTTGGCCGCAGGAACGCGCCATTGCCTTCGAGCCATAACGCGATCAGGAACGGCATCCGCTCGCGGTCGAGAACGGTCCGATGCCAAAACCATCATTCCGTGGGAGCCTACTGGCCTGGTAAGGCGCTCATGTCAGGCGTACATCATGTAGATGATGAAACCGGCGGCCACCGAGGCGATCTCTCCGGCGATGCACAAGACGGTGACGATCAACTTGCTCAAACTCTCGCCCCTTCGCATTAGCTTCGGTTCCACGGCTATCTAACCCTTTCTGAGGTCGCTGCGATGGGGCGAGACCATTTTCAAATAGGCGACATGCTTATCCCGACGTAGGTTGGAACAAATGGGCCGCCGAAGCGCTTCAGTCTGTTCATCGATCCGCTTCCGCAGCTTCAGCTTTGTTTTTTGACGGCCTGCGCGTGAGCACGCGGCAGGCCTGATCGTTCCACCATGTACCACGAGGTGAAATGGCATGAGCTATACTGGAAAGGCAGTGCGTTTGGAAAGGATTATCAACAGGGATACCGGCAGGACGGTCATCGTCCCGATGGACCACGGGATGAGCCTGGGCCCCATAAGCGGGCTGGAGAGCATGGGCGATACGGTCAACAAGGCCGCCGAGGGGGGCGCCAATGCCGTCCTGGGCCATCTGGGACTGGCTCTCCATGGTCATCGGCGGCACGGCAAGGACATCGGGCTGATCATGCACCTGTCGGCCTCTACCTCCCTGTCCCCGGACCCCAACGACAAGGTGCTGGTGACCACGGTGGAGGAAGCGATCAAGATGGGCGCCGACGGTGTCTCGGTTCACATCAACGTCGGGGCGGAGACCGAGGGTGAGATGCTGAGGGCGCTGGGCACAACATCCATGAAGTGCCGGGAGTGGGGGATGCCCTTGGTGGCCATGATGTATCCCCGGGGCCGGAAGATCGCCGCAGAGAGGTCCGCCGAGTACGTGAAGATCGCGGCCCGGGCGGCGGCGGAGCTGGGGGCGGACATCGTGAAGACGAGCTATACTGGTAGCGTGGAGACCTTCCGGGAGGTCGTGCGGGGGTGCCCCGTGCCGGTAGTTGTCGCCGGAGGCCCTCGGATGGACACCACCGAGCACATCCTGGAGATGGTACGCGACTCCATCGAGGCGGGGGGAGCGGGAGTGGCCATCGGCCGTAACGTGTTCCAGGCGAACGACATGGTGGGCATGCTGAAAGCAATCTCCTCGGTCGTCCACGAGGACGCCACGGTGGAGGAGGCGATGCGGCTCATCAAGTGAACGTCGGGTAGGCGATCACCTCTCCCTCCACCTCGACTTGCGGATGCCGATGTACAGGAACACGAGGGTCAGGGAGAGGACCACTGCCGCGTCCAGGACCATGGTTCCCAAAGGCACGACCACGAAGCCGGCCAGGGCCTGCACAAGGCGGGCGGTGTAGGTCGTGGGCGAGAGGTAGGCGAGCCACTGGAAAGGTTGGGGGATGAGGTTCAGCGGGTAGTACACCGGGGCCAGGGTGGAGAACAGGGTGGTGATGAGCCGTGAAAACCCGAAGCTCTGCACAATGTCCGAAGACACCGTGGCCAGGGCGAAGCCCAAGGACACCGAGGTGAGGAACATGAGCAGCATGACCACGGCGATGGCTAGGGCCTGTATCGCGGTCACCGGGACGAACAGGGCGAAGAGCGCGATCAGGATGACGAGGGCGGGGGAGCTATAGATAAGCTCGGAGAGCGCCATCCCCGCCACGTACGACCCGGCGCCGGTGGGGGACGCTACCACCATCTCCTGCAGCCGGAAGTCGTTCTTGAGGTGGGAGAGGTCGGCCTGCAGGAACATTCCGCTCTGGAACATGGTCATGATCATGCCTCCCAGGATGGCCACTCCCAGCAGCTCGCCGCGGCTCACAAAGAAGATGAGGATGAGGAAGGAGAGCGGCGAGATGAGGGTGTTGATCAAGATCACAGGATAGTTTCTCATCTCGTAGATAGCGTTCACCAGGATCGAGGCCAGGAGCTGGCTGGAGAGCTTGCTCATTCCCCTCCCTCCCCGTTCTCGCCGTCCAACTTTCTTCCTACCGCCTGATAGAAGATGTCCTCCAGCGAGACCGGGTTCAGGGAAAACCGTACCCCCCTGGAGATGAGGGCTTTGGACAGAGTATGGGAACCCTCCTCGGTGGTCATGACCTGAGAGAACCCATCCCTGCCCACCATCACCCGGCCCTCGAACGGGGGGAGCTCGATGCCGGTCGGGAACCGGAGCACATACTGGTGCCCGATCCCCGTTCTCAGCTCGTCCATCGTTCCCAAGGCCAAAAGCCGGCCGCTGTCCAGGATCCCGATGCGGCCGGCGATGGCCTCGGCCTCCTCCAGATAGTGGGTGGTCATGAACAGGAAGCGGTCCTTGCTTATCTCCATCAACAGGTCCCACAGCTCCTTGCGGGAAATGGGGTCCAGGCCGGTGCTCGGCTCGTCCAGGAATATGAGGTCCGCACCCGAGGCGATGACCATGGCCACAAGGGTCTTCCGCTTCATCCCTCCGGACAGCATGCGGTTCAGACGGTCGGCGTGCTCCTGAATGCCCACCAAAGCCACGGCTTCCCGGGCCTTGCTCTTCGCCTCCCGGTACCCCATCCCCCGCCAAAGCAGATAGGAGGTGATCATCTGCACCGGGGACATCCAGGGGATGGTCCTCCCCTCCTGTGGAACCACCGCCATGCGGTTCCTCAGCTCGGCCGCATCGTCCATCACGTCCAGCCCGTCGATGGTCGCCCGCCCGGTGCTGGGCTCCAGAAGGGTTGACAGGATCCTTGTCAGCGTGGTCTTTCCCGCCCCGTTCCGCCCGATGAGAGCGAAGATGCCCGTGGTCGGAATGGTGAAGCTGACCGCGGAGAGCGCTTCCTTTCCGTTGTCATAGACCTTGGCTAAATCTTGGCAGGAGATCTCGTTGACCATCGCCCCCCTCCATCCGAACCTGGGAGTAGATGGTCTTTCCGGTATTTTTCTCAGGATGCCGCAAGCGGCCCAGGAGGATCGACGCCGGTGGCCGTCCTTCTCGCCCTATCCTTTTCATCGAGATAGGCGTAGGAGATTTTCTTTCACCCTCTACGCATGATTATTATACCGTTAGATTAAGTATATTCTCCCGGAGGAAAAAGGATGCTAGTGATGCAGGTGACAAGGCACCCGGCCGATCTTTGCCCCGCCTACCACGATAAGTTCCGGGAGATAACCGTGCAATGGTACGAGAACATCGAGAGCATAGCCTCAAAGTTCGGAGTGAAGTTCCTGGGGTCCTGGGACGACCATGCCGATCATAGCGTGTACGTGCTCTACGACACTCCCAGCATGGACAACCTCATGGGGATGATGATGGACCCCGTGGCGTCGGGCCCCATGGCCTTCTGCAGCGGCCGGGTGTTCCCGGTGTTCGATCACCAGACGACCTTGAACATGATAAAGAAATGAGCTGTTCGTTCCGGCGGCGATGCCCCCGCCGCCCTTTTTCTTCACTTTCGTTGCTGGGGAGCAAAAGTTTTATCAGCGCCCATCGTTGACGGGCGTTAAGTGGAAATCATGACCACAAGGATCGCTATCCTGGGAGGGTTCCTCGGATCGGGGAAGACCACCCTTATGATCAAGCTCGCCACCGAGCTAGCCAAGTCCGGCAGCGCGGTCGGTCTCATCACCAACGACCAGGGGGAGACCCTGGTGGACACCCAGTACTCGAGGGACATGGGGTTCAACGTGGCCGAGGTGCTTCGGGGATGCTTTTGCTGCAAGTTCAACGACCTGATCATGTCCGCCCGCGGCCTGGTCGCCGACCATAAGCCAGACTTCATCATCGCCGAGCCGGTGGGCAGCTGCACCGACCTCCAGGCGACGGTGATGGCCCCCTTGCGGTCGATTTATGGCGACGAGTTCGAGGTCGCTCCGCTGATGGTCCTGGTGGATGCCGGATCGCTCAAGGAGGCGGTCCCCGACCCCGAGACGCTGAACGGTTACCTGCGCAAGCACCAGATCGAGGAGGCCGAGGTTGTGGTCCTTTCCAAGGTCGATACCGTGGAGCAGAAGGACCTGGCGGCATTGCGGGAGGTGCTGAGGAACTACAATCCCTCGGCCGAGATCATCGATTATTCAGCGGTCAGCGGTGATGGGGTAAAGGCCATCCTGGAGACTGTGCGCTCGGGCAGGAGGTCGCAGCATTCGCCAGTGGACATCGATTACGACCGCTATGCGGCGGCAGAGGCGGAGCTGGGGTGGTACAACGGCACCTTCCGCTTCACCCTGCCAGCCAGGACCGATTCCTACGACGTCGCTCTCAAGCTCATCGGCTACATTTCCTCGCAGTACGGGGATGCTGACCTGGC
This DNA window, taken from Methanomassiliicoccus sp., encodes the following:
- a CDS encoding GTP-binding protein, which gives rise to MTTRIAILGGFLGSGKTTLMIKLATELAKSGSAVGLITNDQGETLVDTQYSRDMGFNVAEVLRGCFCCKFNDLIMSARGLVADHKPDFIIAEPVGSCTDLQATVMAPLRSIYGDEFEVAPLMVLVDAGSLKEAVPDPETLNGYLRKHQIEEAEVVVLSKVDTVEQKDLAALREVLRNYNPSAEIIDYSAVSGDGVKAILETVRSGRRSQHSPVDIDYDRYAAAEAELGWYNGTFRFTLPARTDSYDVALKLIGYISSQYGDADLAHVKLILRSEKNALKMNLVNGNVNVDGVKGSRYGEGATVLNLNARVVSSPDKLAEVIREAVRIALDAPRVEVEGFEDTCFSPSRPNPTHRMTD
- a CDS encoding 2-amino-3,7-dideoxy-D-threo-hept-6-ulosonate synthase, whose protein sequence is MSYTGKAVRLERIINRDTGRTVIVPMDHGMSLGPISGLESMGDTVNKAAEGGANAVLGHLGLALHGHRRHGKDIGLIMHLSASTSLSPDPNDKVLVTTVEEAIKMGADGVSVHINVGAETEGEMLRALGTTSMKCREWGMPLVAMMYPRGRKIAAERSAEYVKIAARAAAELGADIVKTSYTGSVETFREVVRGCPVPVVVAGGPRMDTTEHILEMVRDSIEAGGAGVAIGRNVFQANDMVGMLKAISSVVHEDATVEEAMRLIK
- a CDS encoding ABC transporter ATP-binding protein yields the protein MVNEISCQDLAKVYDNGKEALSAVSFTIPTTGIFALIGRNGAGKTTLTRILSTLLEPSTGRATIDGLDVMDDAAELRNRMAVVPQEGRTIPWMSPVQMITSYLLWRGMGYREAKSKAREAVALVGIQEHADRLNRMLSGGMKRKTLVAMVIASGADLIFLDEPSTGLDPISRKELWDLLMEISKDRFLFMTTHYLEEAEAIAGRIGILDSGRLLALGTMDELRTGIGHQYVLRFPTGIELPPFEGRVMVGRDGFSQVMTTEEGSHTLSKALISRGVRFSLNPVSLEDIFYQAVGRKLDGENGEGGE
- a CDS encoding ABC transporter permease, with translation MSKLSSQLLASILVNAIYEMRNYPVILINTLISPLSFLILIFFVSRGELLGVAILGGMIMTMFQSGMFLQADLSHLKNDFRLQEMVVASPTGAGSYVAGMALSELIYSSPALVILIALFALFVPVTAIQALAIAVVMLLMFLTSVSLGFALATVSSDIVQSFGFSRLITTLFSTLAPVYYPLNLIPQPFQWLAYLSPTTYTARLVQALAGFVVVPLGTMVLDAAVVLSLTLVFLYIGIRKSRWRER